NNNNNNNNNNNNNNNNNNNNNNNNNNNNNNNNNNNNNNNNNNNNNNNNNNNNNNNNNNNNNNNNNNNNNNNNNNNNNNNNNNNNNNNNNNNNNNNNNNNNNNNNNNNNNNNNNNNNNNNNNNNNNNNNNNNNNNNNNNNNNNNNNNNNNNNNNNNNNNNNNNNNNNNNNNNNNNNNNNNNNNNNNNNNNNNNNNNNNNNNNNttgaaatcaaatttcttattcatataAGAATTTGTACAATCtgttcatatatattaaaaatacacaaTCTTCATAAACAATCTGTACAATCTGTTCACTACATTTGAACACAGGACAANTATCCTACATTTGAACACAGGAAACCTATCCTACAACCATCACCATCAATTTGAACAAACATCTGAATTTCCTTTCCGGTTTCTTCATCAAAGATAGCTCCTTCATCAACTTCTTTAGCAGCTCCAAACAGAGCTTCTTTAGCAGCTCCAAACAGAGCTTCTTCATCACCTCCAACAACACCTTCTTCATTCAACACTTCTTCATTCATAACAATTCGTTGAACATGATCTTTTCTCAACAAACGATTCATgccaataatataaaatgaattcaaAGAAGTACGAACCCTCCACTACAAGACataaagaaaacattgttaatattaacaacaaattacccaactaaataaaagtaagaaacttTATGTTACCTTTGGGATTCCGGAAGCCATTCCAActgaacacaaaatcaaaacaccaaAGAGCCCAAATATCAATACTTGGTTagggtttaaaaaaataaaattaacacctAAACAACAACATTATAATGAGAAGTGAAATGATACACAAAAACCCAAACCACCAAAACGCGACAATGGCAGCAAATGACGAAACAAACACGAAGCCCAACCAAACCAAAAACGACATACCTACACTACGGGCTTACCTTCTCAATGATCGCCTTTCCCTGGTTGAGATAAAACGAAAGGAACGGAGCAATGGAGAGAATGCGGCAATGGAGATGGTGGTGAACGAAGAACGAAGAGAGAACGCAGcaatggagatggtggtggacgAAGAACGAAGACGTTGGAGAGAAGGCGAAAGTGTTCGAAACTGTTCTCAAGCAAGANTGAAANGAAAATGAAACCGCNAATTCCAAAATGATATTCAAACACTCATTATTCCAGTTCTGCCCNTgccactttattaaaaaaactgtttcagtaaataaaacatcacccaatagaaatttgacacctggacagtgtcaaatttgtgtcaaatgttggtgtcaaagaaacattttcctatttataaaTACTCTTTCCATCATGTCT
This genomic stretch from Vigna radiata var. radiata cultivar VC1973A chromosome 7, Vradiata_ver6, whole genome shotgun sequence harbors:
- the LOC111242016 gene encoding uncharacterized protein LOC111242016 codes for the protein MASGIPKWRVRTSLNSFYIIGMNRLLRKDHVQRIVMNEEVLNEEGVVGGDEEALFGAAKEALFGAAKEVDEGAIFDEETGKEIQMFVQIDGDGCRIGFLCSNVGXLSCVQM